GTTCAGTGTCAAAGGGAATCTAAAATATTTTGATTGTACAAATCGACTCAATGAAATCAGTTGCCCAACCTTATTTACCTGTGGTCGTTATGATGAAGCAACACCTGAATCGACGGAATACTTTAGCAGTTTAGTACCAAATGGGCAATTCCATGTTTACGAAAATAGTGCTCATTTGGCATATGTCGAAGAGAAGGAAGAGTTCTTACAAGTAGTAGGAGACTTTTTAAAAACTGTTGACTCCAAGTGATATAAATAATATATTTTCACCCGCCTAATAGAAAGGGCGGGTGATTTTCTTTATGAGGAAGTATTTTGAGACTGGTTTTGAGACTGATTTAAGTTGAGCGCAGTTTGAGCTGCTTTTATATCGACGCCTAGTTGCTCAGAAAGATTATTCGGGTGATAATAGCCTTTATCTACCATATACTTTGAAATTTGTTCGTGAGTATCCACTGCATCCATTAGATATTGCTTTAATGCGTCTCTTACTTCTGGTGTAGAGGTTTCAGTTAAGGCGAGTGCAATATTTTTTACCCCTGTCTTTGCGGAGATTAAAAAATCCGTTGCAACGACTTGATCTGTCATTGCCCCCATGCCTGCCATATTCTGCATCATTCCATTCATGATTGTTCACCTCTGTTAGTCATAAATTCTTGGATACGTTGGATTTGACCAGTGGTTTTAGTAACATCTTGCTGCAAGATATTCTTAAGCTGTGGGTCCTGGACAAGTGCACTCATTGTTGATGATTTTGTTAAACAAAGGTTTTTAAACGTTAGTAATTCATGTAACTCGTATGTTTCATGCGGTGCTAAATAGTGTGTGTTCACTGCGTTTCCTCCTTGGTATGGTATTTGCCACACAAAAATTAGTTTGACCCGACCTAACAATTTAATTGAAGGGAATAAGTGGAGATAGGTGTATTAAAGAGTTGGAAAATCTTGTTCAGTCCATACCTGGATTAATGATTATCCTGAAGGAAAACTAAATGGAAAATAATCGAATTGAGGGATTCGTATTGCTACAGACAAAAACTCGTAAGCAAGAAATATTAGAAGCCTTTCATTTTCGCCATGCAACCAAAAGATTCAATAACGAAAAAAAAATTAAAGACGAGGATTTTCACCTCATTTTGGAAGCAGGCAGATTGTCGCCGAGTTCAATCGGATTTGAACCTTGGAAATTTCTAATTATCCAAAACGAGACCTTACGAGAAAAAATAAGGAAGGTATCTTGGGGTGCACAGGGTCAACTACCGACAGCGAGTCATTTCATTGTAATACTTGCAAGAACCGATGTAAGGTATGATTCCGAATACGTAATTGAACATCTGAAAAAGGTTAAACAGTTTCCTGAAGAAATTCTCAGTGGTTTATTAGAACGAACGAAAAGTTTTCAAGAATTTGATTTGCCCATGTTAGATAGTGAACGTGCCTTATTGGATTGGAGCTGCAGGCAAACCTATATCGCTTTGGGAAACATGATGACAGCAGCTGCATTGATTGGTATAGATTCTTGTCCGATTGAGGGTTTTGATTATCGAGCCGTTAACGAAATCCTCCAAAATGAGGGTTTATTAGAAAACGGAAATTTGAGTGCTTCCGTAATGGCTGCATTTGGTTACCGGGAAGAAGACCCACACCGTCCCAAAACCAGAAAGACAATGGATCAAGTTGTTCAATGGGTGAAATGAATACATCCCCGTAACCTGCTTTTTTGCTTATATATTTAATCCACCGTCCTATAATTCTTAATTATATTATGATCGTTAAAGTTTTAAGGATAAATAAAAAGCTGTGGAGAGTTTCTCGACAGCCTGAAAATCCACCATTATGGTGGATTTTTTAAGTTCAATGTCTAATTTACTAGCTATTACTCCTTCATTTCATCCTGTTCTTTCTACAACATGATCTACTGCTTCAGCTTCTTGTTCTTCTACATCGAAATACTATTCTATATCTTCGAGATCATAATCTACTGATTAGACTTCATCATTTTCATGTGAAACATGGGATTGTTGTGAAGGAGCCTGGAATACGTCTGCCTCCCGAATAATAGATGGATCATAATATACAAATTCAGTTTGCTGGTTATCATCGATATTCTGTTTTTTTAACGACTTGTCATCGACATGAATGTCTGAAGATTTCTCTTTACGGTCCTTCTTTTTTCTAAATTTCTTATCCTCACCAAAGGTGTCTGAAGATTTATCCTTACTGTGCTTCTTTTCGAACTGCTTGTCCTCACCATAGACGTCTGTAGATTTATCCTTCCGGTGCTTCTTTTTTTCGAACTGCTTGTCCTCACCATGGATGTCTGTAGATTTATCCTTCCGGTGCTTCTTTTTATGCTTTCTTTTAGGTGACATTCTTTTACACTCCTTAAATATTTTGTTTTAATCATATAATTGAAATTTCCATTATCAGCATATGCATTTGGTTACTGAGATTCCTGCACAATTCGTCCAAAAGTAAACAAGAATAAGGAAAATAAAGAAAAATATGGTATAATTCATTATTACATTATGAGTAAAGTTTCGGAGGGATTTATAAAGAGATTGTACAACTCAATCTT
This genomic stretch from Neobacillus niacini harbors:
- a CDS encoding spore coat protein, with translation MNGMMQNMAGMGAMTDQVVATDFLISAKTGVKNIALALTETSTPEVRDALKQYLMDAVDTHEQISKYMVDKGYYHPNNLSEQLGVDIKAAQTALNLNQSQNQSQNTSS
- a CDS encoding NAD(P)H-dependent oxidoreductase, whose amino-acid sequence is MENNRIEGFVLLQTKTRKQEILEAFHFRHATKRFNNEKKIKDEDFHLILEAGRLSPSSIGFEPWKFLIIQNETLREKIRKVSWGAQGQLPTASHFIVILARTDVRYDSEYVIEHLKKVKQFPEEILSGLLERTKSFQEFDLPMLDSERALLDWSCRQTYIALGNMMTAAALIGIDSCPIEGFDYRAVNEILQNEGLLENGNLSASVMAAFGYREEDPHRPKTRKTMDQVVQWVK
- a CDS encoding DUF892 family protein, encoding MNTHYLAPHETYELHELLTFKNLCLTKSSTMSALVQDPQLKNILQQDVTKTTGQIQRIQEFMTNRGEQS